From the genome of Clarias gariepinus isolate MV-2021 ecotype Netherlands chromosome 28, CGAR_prim_01v2, whole genome shotgun sequence, one region includes:
- the rprd2a gene encoding regulation of nuclear pre-mRNA domain-containing protein 2a, whose amino-acid sequence MAAGGEAVSGNSRGSSAVLESTLDRRFQGLSNTMESIQGLSTWCIENKKYHSLIVRSWLKWMRKSDPSHRLNLFYLANDVIQNCKRRNAIVYRTTFTDVLPEAVKLVSIGKDSKVRKSVDRILSIWEERNVYSEELINQLKDGLVQREEPPVSAPVNQKAALRSKIVAEFVPSAIIEHLNKYRSSMDEVELREKQLAAMRVDVCSTVALKKLKDKAGGKRFSKDFEDGSAKLQDFVAFLDREVKKGPALIEALENADIFYEMQYKEVKIVTNAYQTFANRVLHLKKKLDAIKSSLPDPDDSPIPSPSEDAPSPTGSESPFHGLTQTNSPDPELDGQALDDDMIALCDVPSPLSSPGDKDNRDVEDMDLSDVEELVEPAIIVEERKEQPGPASVSSQTLAPSVTEPPQASQAAPENGTTTPAPATTPTTGSLPINLAGVDLGKISSIISTLTNAMKNTGTGVNPASRPSTSTSNTLPSTSSTMKSPPVSSSPAAPASNSLAKILSRVDINPGTLLNVLSKTQAQGIGFQGLSSFLSSQNSTPSGLSLDTAPNPTYKSHASPNTNPLPPAPKVVQASTPQTTVSLQSSQSPSTMQSKDPQKDAAEQKDKPVNSTLDSKIDGFLQGNPGLQGFNMNFPPVLPWGAKAVDSPLASTENLGGTPVRDESGATPTQDEVMDEPAAQPLSYQERPAQTTSAPAGPVPRAGGGLPMSAYTNNSWQEQNRHALQYGPGSQQAGNRYQRDFTLKQDFPSSGVTGRSQLVESLLPSSMTDSNLKTTKNNEILTTPFSVGGADGASSANDGWYRDPRGHDQNQHSGANSEPYKENQHQSEERRHDTNQTNFFNNPLPPPPPIPQLPPPPQDFLPSVVGGVKDPSELGKMGDNVQASGDVPPYRSTNPVSHDDYDERLPNRIPAKETFHPHLNAPGPRHCGTVAPRPVCPGPQNGPGDFNHRPRVPVHNQHHPGMPRPTPPGHVRGYHEASSSEDAYLDPHSDAPPNSSSSPPPPYNVEHPVSSHTRTFFPEERALPLHHPEPRLRPRLEHRTPHPPHHYRPPRPGPFPPQGPLRRPPPPHVSHHGEPPFQRGKRLAAPFGGPSRPAGPFFPPKRPFLPPRY is encoded by the exons ATGGCGGCCGGCGGTGAAGCTGTTAGCGGGAATAGCCGCGGCTCTAGCGCGGTCCTCGAGTCCACCTTAGACCGGCGATTTCAGGGCCTTTCGAACACCATGGAGTCCATTCAGGGATTATCCACCTGGTGCATCGAGAACAAGAAATACCACAGCTTAATCGTGCGCTCGTGGCTCAAGTGGATGCGAAAAT CCGATCCTTCTCACAGGCTCAATCTCTTCTACCTGGCCAATGATGTCATTCAGAACTGCAAGAGGAGAAACGCCATTGTCTACCGCACCACCTTCACGGACGTTCTGCCCGAAGCTGTGAAGCTCGTCAG TATTGGGAAAGACTCCAAGGTGCGTAAATCAGTGGACAGGATTCTGTCCATCTGGGAAGAGAGAAACGTTTACTCTGAGGAGCTTATTAACCAGCTAAAAGATGGTCTCGTCCAGCGAGAAGAACCCCCAG TTTCAGCTCCTGTCAACCAGAAGGCTGCTTTAAGATCCAAGATAGTTGCTGAGTTTGTG CCCTCAGCAATTATTGAGCACCTCAACAAGTACAGGAGCTCCATGGATGAGGTTGAGCTCAGGGAGAAGCAGCTAGCTGCGATGAGGGTGGACGTCTGCAGCACAGTCGCTCTGAAGAAACTCAAAG ataAAGCAGGTGGCAAACGGTTTTCTAAAGATTTTGAAGACGGCAGTGCAAAACTGCAGGACTTTGTGGCCTTCCTAGACAGAGAGGTCAAAAAGGGACCTGCACTGATCGAGGCTCTGGAGAACGCCGACATTTTCTATGAGATGCAGTACAAAGAGGTCAAGATTGTTACCAAT GCCTATCAGACTTTCGCCAACAGAGTCTTACATCTTAAGAAGAAACTGGACGCAATCAAATCTTCCTTACCTGATCCAGACGACTCGCCAATCCCTTCTCCTTCGGAGGACGCTCCATCCCCCACGGGTTCCGAGTCACCTTTCCACGGTTTAACGCAGACCAATTCCCCAGACCCAGAGCTGGACGGGCAGGCACTGGATGACGACATGATCGCCCTTTGTGATGTCCCTAGTCCTCTTTCCTCTCCTGGGGACAAAGACAATCGGGATGTAGAGGACATGGACCTCTCAGATGTTGAGGAGTTAGTGGAACCGGCCATTATAG TCGAGGAAAGGAAAGAGCAGCCCGGTCCTGCCAGTGTCTCCAGTCAGACTCTGGCTCCTAGTGTCACCGAACCACCTCAAGCTAGTCAGGCTGCCCCGGAGAACGGAACTACAACCCCAGCGCCGGCCACAACCCCGACAACAGGGTCGCTTCCCATTAACCTGGCTGGTGTGGATCTGGGCAAAATCAGCTCTATTATTAGCACACTCACAAACGCTATGAAGAACACCG GTACAGGAGTCAACCCAGCAAGTCGGCCCTCCACCAGTACTTCGAATACTCTTCCCTCAACAAGTTCAACGATGAAAAGCCCACCAGTGTCTTCTTCACCAGCAGCTCCTGCATCTAACTCTCTGGCCAAAATACTATCCAGGGTGGACATTAACCCTGGCACCCTGCTAAACGTCCTGTCTAAAACCCAAGCACAAGGGATTGGCTTTCAGG GACTGTCTTCCTTCCTGTCAAGTCAGAACTCAACTCCTTCAGGCTTGAGTTTGGACACAGCCCCAAACCCCACTTACAAAAGTCATGCGTCTCCCAATACCAATCCACTGCCCCCTGCTCCCAAAGTGGTTCAAGCCTCTACCCCTCAAACGACCGTGTCTCTCCAGTCTTCTCAGTCTCCCAGCACTATGCAGTCCAAGGATCCTCAAAAAGATGCAGCGGAACAGAAAGACAAGCCTGTCAACTCTACACTGGACTCCAAAATCGATGGGTTCCTTCAGGGGAATCCCGGGTTGCAAGGCTTCAATATGAATTTCCCACCTGTTCTTCCCTGGGGCGCTAAAGCTGTTGATAGTCCCTTAGCGAGCACAGAAAACCTAGGGGGAACTCCTGTCAGGGATGAGTCCGGCGCAACACCGACGCAAGACGAGGTCATGGATGAGCCCGCAGCACAACCGCTCTCGTATCAAGAAAGACCTGCGCAAACAACTTCAGCACCAGCTGGTCCTGTCCCTAGAGCGGGCGGTGGACTGCCCATGTCCGCATACACTAACAATTCCTGGCAGGAGCAGAACAGGCATGCTTTGCAGTATGGTCCGGGGTCGCAGCAAGCTGGAAATCGTTACCAGAGGGATTTTACGTTAAAACAGGACTTCCCAAGCTCAGGGGTAACAGGGCGGTCTCAGCTTGTTGAATCTTTGTTGCCGTCGTCAATGACAGACAGTAATCTGAAAACTACTAAGAACAATGAGATCCTGACGACACCATTCTCCGTTGGTGGAGCAGACGGTGCCAGTTCGGCAAACGATGGCTGGTATCGTGATCCGCGTGGACACGATCAGAACCAGCATTCTGGTGCCAACTCCGAACCATATAAAGAAAACCAGCACCAATCTGAAGAACGTAGACACGACACCAACCAGACAAATTTCTTCAACAACCCACTACCTCCCCCTCCACCGATCCCTCAGCTTCCACCTCCTCCACAAGACTTCCTCCCCTCAGTGGTAGGCGGAGTCAAAGATCCTAGTGAGCTGGGAAAAATGGGTGACAACGTACAGGCCAGTGGCGACGTCCCGCCGTATCGCTCAACGAATCCTGTCTCTCACGATGATTACGATGAGCGTCTTCCCAACCGGATCCCGGCAAAAGAGACTTTCCATCCCCATTTGAACGCCCCAGGGCCACGGCATTGCGGCACAGTCGCGCCACGTCCAGTTTGTCCGGGTCCCCAGAACGGCCCTGGGGACTTCAACCATCGTCCCAGAGTCCCTGTGCACAATCAGCACCACCCTGGTATGCCCCGGCCAACCCCCCCGGGGCATGTCCGAGGGTACCACGAGGCTTCGAGTTCTGAGGACGCCTATTTGGATCCACACAGTGATGCTCCCCCAAACagctcttcttctcctcctcctccttacaACGTTGAgcaccctgtctcatctcataCGCGCACGTTTTTTCCTGAAGAAAGAGCTTTACCGCTGCATCATCCGGAACCGAGGTTACGTCCGCGCCTCGAGCACAGGACTCCTCATCCTCCACATCACTATCGCCCTCCACGTCCTGGTCCCTTTCCACCGCAGGGACCGCTCCGTCGTCCTCCACCGCCGCATGTCTCTCATCACGGCGAGCCACCTTTCCAAAGAGGGAAGCGACTCGCCGCTCCATTCGGTGGTCCTTCAAGACCCGCGGGTCCTTTCTTCCCGCCAAAAAGACCTTTCCTGCCACCACGATACTGA